In Lolium perenne isolate Kyuss_39 chromosome 5, Kyuss_2.0, whole genome shotgun sequence, the sequence TTTGTCACTATTGTTCACTAGAAAGATGTACTTTCCAACAGAGTTCAGGTCTTCAGGACAATTGATCCAAATAAGTCCATATCTTTTGAGAAGTAATTGCATTTCCTTTTGCAGAAAAAGATGCACGAATTCTGCCTATTAATTTTGAAAGAATAGAGTTACACGTGGGTAAACCACCCATTTGTTTGCCTTTTTTTCCCCTTTTATGACCTAATATTTGAAAGAACTTGGGTAGGTGtcgttgtttatttaattttatcCTGGACGGATTCATCACTGTAGCGACATTCCACACGGTGGTTGTCCACTTCACAAATCCCCCAAAAGAAGTTGAAGTTATATAACAAGAATTAAGTTCACTTCCAATTTCAACAAAAGAGGAAACATATATGTGGCAGCGTTCCTCGTAGTGTTAAGTTCACTTAGCAAATCTCACAAAGAGCTTCAAatttatttaaagaaaatgtAGCCACATCACCAAAACACAACCGAACTACTTGGACAACTAGTCACGTTCATTTGTAAACAACTATATGATCAACTGAAGGGATAAAAATATATGATGTTCAAGGGAATGGACTACACTACTTATTTTTGTCTCGCCACTTCACATAATGTTAGTTTTGTTCTATGTATCACAAGACCTGATCTTTTATTCCTCTAAGTGCCAAAGAGATAGTGGCAAATGAAGGCCTCCTCCAGGGATCTGTGTCCCATGTTTGGTGGATCGGATCAACGAGACCACACTACAATGTGTGTCATTTTCTTGCCCTAGGTTTTCTATCTGCTACTTCCAACGCAGTCTGTACATATGATGCAACAATATAGATCGACAACTAAGATCAACAAAGAACCTTGTTTATTCAAAAAGGTAAGGTAATGTAACCTAACCTTTCTACCCCCGTAGCTCGTGTAACTAAGCTTGCGAGCAGCAAAACAAACAAGAGGTGAGAAACATGAAGCACATTCCCTAGCAGGTATGTTCTCCATGTGCCCGCCTTTAGACACCAATGTGCTTTTGTGGTATGCAATTAACTAGTATTTCTACAGTAACGAGACTATCCATTCCAGATGCCTCCTCTTCCTATTCGATCATCATGTGGCTTGCCACGAAACCTACCGCTTTACACTCAATTTTCTTTCGGACACATTTTGGACATAGTTAGAGGACGAATAGGACCACGTTTGCTTGCTACATGAAGATAGCTATATAGTGAGGTAGCAACCACTATTATTAAGATCATAATGATGCTGAGATGTACCATATCATAACTAGGGGCACCAACCATTTGTGGGCTAAAGTATTTTGCAATTATGGAAAGATGTACGACCTTACCTCAGTTTGACCTTGTTAATGTCTCTTGATCTTAGTTGTTTTGCCAGTTAATTTCGAAATAATAGAGTTACATATGCAAGATCACAAAGGGTAAACCACCCATTTTTGTGCCTTTTCCCTTTTCTGACCTAATATTTGAAAGAATTTGGGTAGGTGTCTTTGTTTATTTCATTTTATCCTGGACGGATTCATCACTCTAGCAGGCATTCCTCGCGGTGGTTGTCCACTTCACAAATCCCCCAAAAGATGTTGAAGTTATATAACAAGAATTAAGTTCATTTCAAATTTCAACAAAAGAGGAAATATATCTGTGGCAGCTTGCCTCATCGTGGTAACTTCACTTAGCAGATCTTGCAAAGAACTTCAAATTCATTTAAACCAAATGTAGATTCACTTCCAATTTCAGCAGAAAACACACATATTCACCGTTGAGCTTGCTATGGGAATTGGTAAGATCAACAATTTAATCCTACTGGTTCAATTAAATAAACAAAAAAGTGATAACCCCCTAAATCCATAAGTGTGACATCACGGAAGAAACTGGAAAGGGGGAAGGAAAGAAGCAAGGTGACCTCGAAGTTGAGGGTGACGCGGGCCTTGTAGGACTGGAGCTTCTCCATGACCAGGGGGAAGGCGGCGTCGGTCTGTAGGACGATGCGCTGGTTCCGGAGGATGGAGAAGTAAAGGCCGGGGCGCTCGTGGAGGGCAACACCGAAGAGCTCGCGGGGCACGTCGggggcctgctgctgctgctgcgcccCGCTCGCGGCCGTCTCCCGCGCTATCGGGCGGTAGAAGAAGATGGAGGTCTTCCAGCGGCCGTCCTTGGTGCCGCCGAGGGACTCCGCGCAGCCGCAAGCCTCCGCCAGGATCTGGCTGTTGAGCGTCGCTCCAGGGTTCGGGTGCCAGTGCATCAGCCTGCGCAGCGGGAAGACGAGGTGAGATGGCGGCGGGACGCCGTGGGGGGAGAGGGCAAGGGAGAGGCGAGAGAGTACGGTACCACTTTGCGGGAGGCATGGCGGCGAGTCGGTCGAACGCCGGCGAGGTTGTGGGGAAGGCGGCGGTGTCTTGTTGGGCGGCGGTGCGGGCCGCCGGGCTTGGCAAGATAGTGGAAAGAGATTCTTTCTCTGCGCGATATTTAGGGCGCGTTTGGTACGCTGCATCAGCTCCCTCGGCTCGCATCGGCCAGCTTTTTTCACCCTGTTTGGTTTTCTGGTCGACGCCGCGTTTTTGCAGGAACCGATTCTCAAAGCACTCTCGGGCTAGGTCCTGGAGGAACGCTCGGTTCGGACGTTTCTAGCGAGCCACCTCCGTTTCCGCAGAAGTGGAGAACGCGACGTCCTTGTAGAGCCACCGTGGGAGATGGCGGGAGCTCGCGCATGACGGCGAAATCTCGGCGCCATGAATTCGGTCACTGACATCAACTGCGTGGATTCTATTTCGGCTCTTGCAGCGGCGTTTCTGCAGGAAGTGGATTTTCTTCGGCTTCGAGATTAAAATCTCGGCGCCATCAACGCACTTGGGTGTTAACCCGCCGCGGATCAACTACATCAATTGCGTTCTCTTCAGCGACTACTTCCGACCAGGCGCCGCGTGACTACATCAACTACTTCCGGTCAGGCGCCGCCGCAGCCgataaaaaagctaagtgtttCTCTTCAAAGAAGTCAATTATTATTTATTTTTGTCATACCCGAAAACTCGGGAGCTGCAACATTGCATCATTATAGCAAATTAACCCAACACTGGAGGCTGTGTCATTACTTCGTTACCATAATATACTCGtttacttggtgaatttattttcttcggctctggacaTATCTTCATCGGCTCAGTGAAATTATTttctccggctcagtggaattatatTCTTCGGCTTAATGGATTTGTTTTCTTCAaattagtggatttatcttcttcgccttactggattggttttcttCGGGTTATCATTGGTTTCTTCTAATATAATACTACTAGACGGATTACCGGGTCAGTGGATTTATAATCGATGATtattgttggatttatttcttcggGTCGGTGAATGTATTTGGATTCATCTATATGGATATTACTGGTTTACTCTTATACACTACTACCAGATGCGTTTCCGGATTAATGGATTCAGCTTCTacggttattactggatttactttcttcggatcaatggattcatcctctataatatcagcggattcatcttcaatattatttaatggcgtcatcttcaatatggattcatctcaaatatttCATCTTAGATTCATCTTCAATGACTTTATATCTCATGGCGTTACATAACCATGGAgccaacactcgggggctcgacaacgacttcgccCCTGAGCATAGCTACAACATAATATTCCAGACGACCACTACTTCGACACAATGTTTttagcaacgctcgggggcttgacAACGACTTCGCCCTGCGTCACAACTGAGACATATATAGCgcctaagcaacaatcatgacatcaccctagcagcgctcgggggctcggctatttcttcatcaacaatttggcggCATCTATTTTCACTATTTGGTAGTTTCTATTTCGGCTCGACTTCTTTTCTGCACTCGAAGACTTCACGCGCGTCGACTCCGGCgtgcccaataagctaagtgtttctttattttacacaaagttgattatcatttacttttgccgcacccgacactcgggggtTGCGCTGTGCGAATTCACTCTACATCTCAGGCCGGCAAAAGAAGAACTGCGCCAAGGAAAAACTACATCAACAAAGAACTCGATAAAAAAATCTCTGCAAGGAACTCGATGAAAATTTCCTCAagcaggaacccgacgaaattgtcttcaatagagaacccgaagaaattttcttcaaggaggaactcgacgaaatcttcttcaggtaGGACCCAACGAAATTatcttcaagagagaacccgaagaaattttcttcaaggaggaactcgatgaAATTTTCTGCAAGGAGAACCCGgcgaaattttcttcaaggaggaactcaaagaaaaaaatgaaaaaatcttCGAGTCCATATACTCGTCATTTATTTCAATCGCATATTCGAGGAAAAACATACTTCAAGGAAGTCGATAAAGAAAGTTGAGCTTACACCCAAGTGAAAACactcggctgtagcctcgggggctattcCCATTGGGagtgctggtcgcgcacccgaagaAATAAAATTCAATATAGCAAGGCAAtatatatggagcatcaagatccTATTCGACAAAAGATAGCAGCCCGAAAAATGGGTCAttacatcagccgaacaaggcactagaCAACATATTCTCggagcgcgtccgccgcggtaAAAAC encodes:
- the LOC127301755 gene encoding mediator of RNA polymerase II transcription subunit 20a, encoding MPPAKWLMHWHPNPGATLNSQILAEACGCAESLGGTKDGRWKTSIFFYRPIARETAASGAQQQQQAPDVPRELFGVALHERPGLYFSILRNQRIVLQTDAAFPLVMEKLQSYKARVTLNFEGFQYQLGDFYLRIAKCVPNNSETLRGIMMEVEYCPLSSIEKSRAIMLDFFDIWQETLAKKSLPGRFIHVESNFSEFGLSDQYSYQHTAVQYAICLQQLMASVRG